In Flavobacterium praedii, the DNA window AATTATTTCCCCAAAAGAGGGAAGAAGTAGTAATGAGGATAGTAATATGACGAAAAATTGTTTCAGACTATTTTTTTGAGCGCAAAAATAGTATTTTTTTTAAGACAATTTTATCCTTTTAATAAAAAATCCCCAACTACTTTCGTAATTGGGGATTCAAATCAAATTTATTTTTAATTAAGAAACCAAAACCCAAGCACCACTTGCGATTAAGCTTTCGGCTTTTTTGAATTTCATTTCTTGTGTTTGACCATTGGCTACATTTTGTATAGTTACTGTGTCATTTCTGTTTATTTTGGGTTGATCGCGAACGATAGTCTCAGTTACTTGTCGTTGTTGCGTTTGTCCAGCTTCTTGATTACGTTCTGCTAATTCATCAGAATTTAAAACTTCGTCTTTGCTTAACTTATAATCTTCTTTCTGACGTACAATTTTTGCTTCTTCAATAACTGGAACATTTTGCGCAGGTAAATCTCCTTTAAATAAGAACGAAATTACATCCTTGTTTACATTCTCCAACATTCCTCTAAATAAATTAAAAGCTTCCAATTTATAAATAAGTAATGGGTCTTTTTGTTCATGTACTGCCAATTGAACGGATTGTTTCAATTCATCCATTTTACGTAAATGTTTTTTCCAAGCTTCATCAACGATAGATAAAGTGATATTTTTCTCAAAATCGGCAACTAGTTGAGCTCCATTTGTTTCGTAAGCTTTTTTCAAATCAGTAACTACGTTGAATGATTTTATTCCATCTGTAAAAGGAACAACAATGCGTTCAAAATGATTGTTTCTGTCTTCGTAAACATTTTTTATAATTGGGAATGCTTCTCTAGCACTTCTTTCTGTCTTTTGAGTGTAAAATTCTAGCGTTGCTTTATAAAGCTTAGCTGTAATTTCAATTTCTGTTAATTTAGAGAAATCGGCTTCTGAAACTGGCGAAGTAAAGGAGAAATAACGAATAATATCAAATTCAAAATCTTTGAAATTATTTCTTGCTTTATTCACGTCAACGATCAATTCACAAGTGTCATAAAGCATATTGGCGATATCTAATTTTAGACGTTCACCAAACAAGGCGTGACGACGACGTTTGTAAACTACTTCACGTTGTGCGTTCATTACGTCATCATATTCCAATAAACGTTTACGAACACCAAAGTTGTTTTCTTCTACTTTTTTCTGAGCACGTTCGATCGATTTGGTCATCATAGAATGCTGAATCACTTCTCCTTCTTGCAATCCCATTCTGTCCATTACTTTGGCTACTCTTTCAGAACCAAATAAACGCATTAAGTTGTCTTCAAGAGAAACATAAAACTGAGAACTTCCTGGGTCACCTTGACGTCCTGCACGACCACGTAACTGACGGTCTACACGACGAGAGTCATGACGTTCTGTACCTACAATTGCCAAACCACCAGCCGCTTTTACTTCTGGAGATAATTTGATATCGGTACCACGACCTGCCATATTGGTTGCAATGGTCACCACTCCAGGTTTTCCTGCTTCCTCAACAATTTGTGCTTCTTGTTTGTGCATTTTTGCATTCAATACATTATGTGCTACACCACGCATTTTCAACATTCTGCTCAATAATTCTGAAATCTCTACCGAAGTTGTTCCAATAAGAACAGGTCTTCCTGCTTTTGATAATTCAGTAACATCTTCGATTACCGCATTAAACTTTTCACGAGTTGTTTTGTAGATATAATCTTCTTTGTCAATTCTGGACATTGGTCTGTTTGTTGGAATTTCTACAACATCCAATTTGTAGATTTGCCATAACTCTCCAGCTTCTGTTACCGCTGTTCCAGTCATTCCGCCCAATTTGTTGTACATTCTGAAATAGTTTTGCAAAGTAACTGTTGCAAAAGTTTGGGTAGCCGCTTCAATTTTTACGTTTTCTTTGGCTTCAATGGCTTGGTGTAATCCGTCAGAATAACGACGACCATCCATGATACGTCCTGTTTGCTCATCTACAATCATGATTTTGTTGTCCATGATTACATATTCTACATCTTTTTCGAACAAAGCGTATGCTTTCAAAAGTTGTGTCAAAGTGTGAATACGTTCGCTTTTTATACCAAAATCTTGAAATAATCTTTCTTTCTCTTCGGATTCAGCATCTTTATCCAGTTTTTTCTTTTCGATGATAGCAATTTCAGTTCCGATATCTGGAAGTACAAAAAAGTCAGCATCAGTATCGCCAGAAAGGAATTTTATTCCGTTATCTGTTAATTCTACTTGATTGTTTTTTTCTTCTATGACAAAATACAATGCTTCATCCACTTTTGGCATTTCGCGATTGTTGTCTTGCATGTATTGATTTTCGGTTTTTTGTAGCAATTGTTTGATTCCTTCTTCGCTCAAAAACTTAATAAGTGCTTTGTTTTTTGGTAAACTTCTGTAAGCTCTTAGTAATAAGAATCCACCTTCTTTTGTGTTTCCTTCTTTGATTAATTTTTTAGCTTCAGAAAGGAAACCATTGGCCAATTGGCGTTGTAAACTTACAAGGTTTTCGATTTTTGGTTTCATTTCCATGAACTCATGACGATCTCCTTGTGGAACTGGTCCCGAAATGATAAGAGGTGTACGGGCATCATCAATCAAAACAGAATCGACCTCATCCACAATCGCATAATTGTGTTTTCTTTGTACCAAATCTTCTGGCGAATGCGCCATATTATCTCTTAGGTAATCAAAACCAAATTCATTATTTGTTCCGTAAGTGATGTCTGCGTTGTAAGCATTTTTTCTTCCTTCTGAACTCGGTTGGTGATTATCAATACAATCTACAGTCAATCCGTGAAATTCGAATAAAGGGGCTTTCCACGTACTATCACGTTTGGCCAAGTAATCGTTTACGGTTACCAAATGAACACCGTTTCCAGTTAAAGCATTTAAGTATAATGGTAAGGTTGCAACCAGTGTTTTACCTTCTCCAGTTTGCATTTCGGCAACTTTTCCTTCGTGTAAAACCATTCCGCCAATCAATTGAACATCATAATGAATCATGTCCCAAGTGATTTCTTTTCCTGCAGCATTCCAAGTGTTTGCCCAAATAGCTTTATCGCCATCAAGTGTAATGTAGCTTTTGGTAGCAGATAATTCTCTGTCTTTTGCTGTAGCAGTAACCGTGATTTGTGTGTTGTCTTTGAAACGTCTTGCGGTTTCTTTTACCACTGAGAAAGCTTCTGGAAGAATCTCCATTAATGTTTTTTCAGAGATGTCATATGCTTCTTTTTCTAAAGCATCTATTGCAATATAAATATCTTCTCTTTTGTCAATATCTTCAATGCTTTCTACTTCAAGAAGAAGGCTAGCAATTTTAGCATCTTTGTCTGCACGTGCTTGTTTTATTTTTTCTTTAAAATAAGCAGTCCTGGCCCTAAGTTCATCATTTGATAAGGCTTGTAAAGTGCTTTCAAAAGTTTTAATTTTATTTAAATAAGGCTGTAATGCTTTGACATCTTTCTCAGATTTATCTCCAACAAAGATTTTAATAATACTGTTTATGAAACTCATGATTTATTTTTATTTCTAATTTTATAACTGTGTAAATTTAAACAAAAAAAAAGCCTCTTTTGAGACTTTTTCTTGGTTTACTTTTTAATATTCATCCTCATTCCAAAGATAATCTTCGTCAGTTGGATAATCTGGCCAAATTTCTTCCATTGATTCATATATCTCGCCTTCATCTTCTATAGATTGAAGGTTTTCTACTACTTCTAATGGAGCGCCTGCTCTAATAGCGTAGTCAATAAGTTCGTCTTTGTTAGCAGGCCACGGTGCATCGCTTAAATATGATGCTAATTCTAATGTCCAATACATATTTGTCGATTTAGTTTTGTGCAAAAATAAATTTTTTACTGAAAAAGACAAGTAAAAAACCATTTATTTTTTAAAAAAATTAAGAACGTATTTTCAGACAGTAAGTATTAAGATAATTAATTCTAAATTTCAAAACTGAAAATCTTTTCTAAATACTGTAAACCGTAATCTATAAAACGTCAACCTATTTTCTAGGAATCCATTTTACTTCCTCGGCGTTTAAATCATGAGACAACTTTCGTGCCAATACAAAAAGATAGTCAGAAAGTCGGTTTAAGTACTTAATTGCAATTTCAGCAACAGGCTCATTATGGCTTAAATGCACTGCTAAACGTTCTGCACGGCGGCAAACGCATCTTGCAATATGACAATATGACACGGTTTGATGTCCTCCCGGTAACACAAAATGTGTCATTGTGGGAAGTGATTCTTCCATACTGTCTATTTCATTTTCCAGTAATTCAACATCAGACTCGATAATCCCAAGTTTTTTTAGACGTAATTCGCCATTTTTCATCACTTCTTTTTCTGGAGGAGTGGCAAGAATGGCTCCGACAGTAAACAATCGATCTTGAATTTCGATTAATATTTCTTTGTAATGATTATTTATTTCTTGGTCACGGATTAATCCAATGTAGGAATTCAATTCATCTACTGTTCCATAGCTTTCGATGCGGGCATGGTCTTTTGGTACTCTAGTGCCACCAAAAAGGGCTGTGGTTCCGCCATCTCCAGTTTTTGTATATACTTTCATTTTAAGTTAGAGATTAGAAGTTAGAAGTTAGAGGTTTACAAGTTCAGAATAATTCTAACCTCTAAATTATTTTGCTGTATCACTTTCAATAACACCGTCTCTTAAACGAATTACACGATGGGCGTAAGCTGCAATTTCCTCTTCGTGTGTAACTAGAATAACAGTATTGCCATTGGCATGAATATCTCCAAAAAGTTTCATAATTTCCAAAGAAGTTTTGCTATCCAAATTTCCTGTCGGTTCATCAGCAAGTATGATGGAAGGTTTGTTTACTAATGCTCTAGCAATGGCCACACGTTGACGCTGTCCTCCTGAAAGTTGATTGGGTTGATGATCCATTCTATCACCAAGATTTACTTGGTTTAATACTTCAGTGGCTCTAGTGTTTCTTTCGGTTTTTGAATAGCCAGCATAAATCATTGGCAAGGCTACATTATCAAGGGCTGTCGTTCTTGGTAAAAGATTGAATGTTTGAAAAACAAATCCAATCTCTTTATTTCTAATTTCGGCTAGTTCGTCGTCTTTCATATGGCTTACATCTTTTCCGTTTAAGATATAAGTTCCAGATGTTGGTGTGTCTAAGCAGCCTAATAAATTCATTAAGGTAGATTTTCCAGAACCAGATGGACCCATTAAAGCTACATATTCCCCTTTGTTAATTTCTAAATCAATACCTTTTAATACATATACAATTTCATTTCCTAGTACAAAGTCTCGTTTGATATTGGTGATTTTTATAAGTGGGTTTTCCATTAGAGTTATAGATTGTAAATTTTGATTTAAGATTTTAAAAGTACAAAAGACTTTTTAATTATGATAAGTAGTTCTAGTTAGATTTTTGTTACAATTTATTCATATCTATTATCATTTGGGTAGTTTTAATTTTTATGAAATTTATATCGAATTTTGATATGTATCAGAATTTTTTGGATTGTTTGTATAATTGCTACATATATATTGGATACAATGCAACTCAAGGTACATTTGATACAGATATGTTTATTAAATCAAAAATTATGAAAACTAGAAAATTATTATTGGGAATGGCTGTAATTACTTTGGGATTATCTTCTTGCAAGGATGAAAAAAAAATACAGGCCGAAAAATCGGTAGATACCTATGTTGTCTATGTGGATTCATTAGGAAACACAGATACAGTAGTTACCAAAGAGAACTGGGAATCTATTCAAGCTAATTATGAAATAAGAAATGCTGCTGCTGAATTGGCTTTGGCTGATTTGAAAGATGATATTAAAGCACAAGAGCGAATTAATGCCAGTAGAGCCAAATATGAAGAACTTAAAGCAAAAATGGATGCGCAAACCGAAATTGAAAATCAAGCTATAATAGCGGATAATCCAAAACAACGATTGAGAAATGCACTTTTTGGTGAGGGAAAGGTTGGGAATGATATCAACTTTAATTGGGTAAATGCTAAAAATATTCTAGGTGTATACCAATTATTTGTTGATACCGCTCAAAAAAATAAAGACAATTATACCCGTGAGGATTGGGATGAAGTAAAATTAATGTATGAAGCCTTGGATAGTAGAAAAAATACAGTGGAAAACGAGGGACTTACTTCAAATGATAATATGAAAATTTCTGGATTGAAGTTGAAATTTGCTCCGATGTATACTTTAAATAGAATGGGAGCCAAGTCGGCAGAAATGGCCAAAGCAAAAAAATAATTAATTATGGAATGAAATAAAATAATTTTTCATCATAAATATTTAATTTATTATAGTTTAATTAGTGTTAAAATTAAATAAAAGTGTATTTCATCGATTTTACATAGAATATTGTCGATTTTTATTCTTGTATTTATTAAATTTGGTAATCAAAAGTTTAAATTTTAGTAGTAGGTTATTTAGGTTTAAACTTTTGTTTGATTGTTTAGCAAAAATTAATTTCATTCTAAAGCAATCAATTGAAATAAAATCTTCGGATTTTAGATTTTGTTATTCAGAATGGAAAAGACAGTCATGGGGGTGACTGTCTTTTTTTTGTTTTGATTTCAAACAAACTATTTTGAAACCGTTTTGAATCTTTTTTTAAGTAAAACTTGTTTAGTTTGATATTTTGTAAATCTGGGTAATATCTTTCAATTTTTCTGTAAAGTTGATATTAAGGTCAATTAATTTTCCACTGTGAATATCAAAAATCCATCCATATACTTTTAAATTTCGGTCGTTGAATGCTTTTTGTACTTCGGCAGTTTTGATAACATTGATGCATTGTTCTTGTACGTTTAATTCAACTAACTTTTTATATTTTTCTTCCTCATTGGTTATAGCATCAAGCGTTTTTCGATGAATTCGATAAACATCGCGGATGTTTCTTAGCCATGGGTTTAATATTCCCAAATCGGATTGTTGCATGGCTGCATGCACACCTCCACAACCATAATGACCACAAACTACGATGTGATTTACTTTCAAATGTACCACCGCATAATTGATCACTGACATCGAATTTAAGTCGGTATTTGGAACCATATTGGCAATGTTTCGGTGTACAAAAACTTCTCCAGGTTCCAGTCCCATTAGTTCTTCTGCCGAAACGCGACTATCCGAACAACCAATATAAAGAAATTCGGGAGATTGTCCTTTTGATAATTTTTCAAAATAGTTTTTATCTATTTGGAGCTGTTTGATAATCCATTTTTGGTTATTTTCAAAAATTTGGTTGATGTCCATAATGTAATTTTAAATTTTAAAACGGCAAATTTATGTTCTGATTATAAAATGCTGTTTGGGTTGCTCGTATCTAAAGAAGACCAATCCCCATTGAAAAGTATCTATGCTTACCGTCACTTTTGGATGGTTTTTTATAATTTCCCAGGCCGCTTCCATGTCTGCAGACCAATGAATATCATCAAAAATCCAAACTGTTTCATTAGTAATAGTTGGTAACAATAACTCAAAATAGTCTAATGTTGCTTTTTTAGAATGGTTGCCATCAAAGTAAATCAATTGGTAGCTTTCTGTTTTCTGTTGGCAGTTTTGCAGATAACTTAAAAAATCGGTTTCAACACATTCTATAGTATTACAATTGAATTTTTCCAGTTGAATTTTTGCAACTGCAATTGTATTTGGACAACCTTCGAGCGTTATGATTTTTGCTTTTGGATTTCCTAATGCAAGTGCAGAAGTTGCCAATCCTAATGAAGTTCCAATTTCTAAAACAGTTTCAGGTTGAAAATAATGGACAATTCGATACAATAATTGGGCTCGTTTGGGGGAGATTCCAGCCGTTTCTGCAATTTTTGAAATTTGTCTGATATTAGATTTAAAAACTCGAGAACCTGCACCAAAGTCGGTTACAGCAATGGTGTTTTTATTTTGCAAAAGTTCGTTTCGGTACCTTTTTAAAATGGCATATTCTGGTTTGTATTTTTTGTCATAAAAACATTTGGTCAATAAATTAAAGACAAATGGGGAATGAACTGCATGTTCGTTTTTGGATTGCCAAAGGAATTTAAGATAAGATTTGATTTGGAATAACATAAAGACTGTTTCACAAAGGTTCACAAAGAAAATGCGAAGATACACAGAGATTTTTTAAGTATTCAATATCTAAAAACTAAACTTTGTGCTTCGCTGTGTTTTCTCTAGATTCCTTGTGAAATAGCATTTTATTAAAGTATAAGCCAATATTTAACAGTCCCAAAATTTAAAACTATCTTTGCTCCCTTGAAATTTACATCAAGAAAAGTAAAGAATATAATAATGATGACGGAAGAAACAGCTATTAAAAGTGCAATAACATTGGAGGAAATTAACCATTGCATCACTATTTTGACACAACTCAATACAGATACAGATCAAATTTTTGAAATACCAAAAGAACAACGAACAGCATTAATTAAAGCAGCAGGTCAGTTTTCGAGACCAGATCGCGATGAGTTTGCCCGTCGAAAAAAAGACGGAAAAGCAGTAGCCAAACGCAAGCAGGAAAAGAAAGACAGAACGGCCCGTAAAGAAACTGGAATTCGATCTGCTCGTGAAGCAAGTATATTTGTAGCTCCCAAATTATTGGCTGTAAATGATCTTGCCAATAAAGAGCAATTGGAATTGGAGACACCCCAGAATTGTTATGTATGCAAAACAGAGTTTACTAGAATGCATCATTTTTACGATTCGATGTGTCCGGATTGTGGTGATTTTAATTATGCCAAACGTTTTCAAACCGCAGATGTAAAAGGGCAAATTGCCGTGATTACGGGTTCACGCTTAAAAATAGGGTATCATATTACTTTGATGTTACTTAGAGGTGGAGCAACAGTTATTGCAACAACCCGTTTTCCTGTGGATTCGGCTTTGCGATTTGCAAAGGAAGATGATTTTATGGAGTGGGGACACCGCTTAAAAATTCACGGATTAGATTTGAGGCATATTCCAAGTGTAGAGATTTTTTGCAATTTCATAGAACAAAAATATGGAAGGTTGGATATTCTAATCAATAATGCTGCACAAACGGTAAGACGACCAGCTGGGTTTTATACGCACTTGATGGAAAATGAAGAACGAGCCATCGCTAGTTTGCCAAAATCTGCTCAAGAATTATTATTGGACCACACCAATTGTTTAGATGAGTTAAAAGTATTGACTTTGGGAGCTTCTTCCAACCAAAATATGCCAGTAACGTGGCACGGACCAGAACCCGGAATTGGTTTAAGGGCTTCTGCTAGATTATCCCAAATTCCGTATTCTTTTGACAATACGTTGGTCGCGCAAGAAGTTTTCCCGGAAGGAGAACTCGATGCCGACTTGCAACAAGTAGATTTAAGAAAAACTAACAGCTGGCGTTTGAAATTGGGACAAATCGAAACTACAGAAATGATTGAAGTGCAGCTAGTAAATTCGGTAGCTCCATTTGTATTGTGCAATCGACTTTCGGAAGTGATGAAGAAAGACATTACGGGCAAAAAACACATTATCAACGTTTCGGCAATGGAAGGAAAATTTTATCGTGATTTCAAGGAAGACCGTCATCCGCATACCAATATGGCCAAAGCGGCTTTGAATATGCTCACACACACAGCCGCAGGAACTTTGGCCAAAGATGGGATTTTTATGAATGCTGTCGATACAGGTTGGGTAACCGATGAAGATCCTGCCGAATTGGCCAAAAGGAAACAGGAAGAACAAGATTTTCAACCACCTTTAGATATCGTTGATGGAGCAGCACGGGTTATGGATCCTTTGTTTGATGGTATTAATACTGGAAAACACTGGTGCGGAAAGTTTTTGAAAGATTACAATCCGATTGCTTGGTAGAATTAGTCTCGATTTTAAGTCTCAATGGACACATTGGAGCTAATTTGAAGAAGACTTCTATCATACTGCGACTGAAAACTGCGACTTGAATAGTAGTTAGAATCCTTCTCCATCATTAAAATAGAATGTTTCAGAATCACGACCCAATCCAAAGTTGACTATAAAATTGGTTAGAGTGTTTTTGTCTAAAAGAACTCTCAATCCAAGTCCAATTGCGGGTTGAATGGATTCGAATAAATGGAGGTTTTTATCTTCCGAACTGGCAGTTGTAGCATTAGCAAAAACCGTTCCGCTGATCATTTGGTTTTTTGTAATTGGGAAACGATATTCGCTTTCAAAATACATCAAGTTGGTTCCTCTAAACAAACCTTGAGTATATCCTTTCCCGCTACGGCTATTTTGATCCCAACCTATTGCAGGTTGATTCAAATAAGGTTGTCTTCCACTTGTTAAAAATTGGCCATACGCCCAAAAACCAATTACATGTTGTTTGTTTGTTTTACTGATGGGAATAAAATATCGAGATTCCAGCAATAGTGTAGCGCTCTTGTGTTTATTAATATCGTTTTGTGGATTATAGCGATAATTCATGTTCAAATACAAACCGTTATTAGTGTTTATTAAATTGTCTCTAGCATCATAAATTAAGTTTAAACTAAAGCCATTTACAGCATAGTTTTTATCACTGAACCCGTATTTTTTTGAGTAATTGTAATGGTAAGTATATTGCATATTGGCAACATTCAATAACTTGTCATTTATATTGGTATAACTATCAAAATGAATTCCTAATCCAATAAAAAAAGAGCGATAGATATTATAAGAAACGGTTTCGTGAAATTTAAAATAATTATAATTCATTGGTTGCTCGATACTATTATAATCGAATTTCTTAAATTCGGCTCCCCAAGGAATAATATCGGTTCCTAATCCATAATTGGATTGAGAGAAAATATAATATCGAAAATCACCACTAAAAAAAAAGTGGTCATTACTGATGTACATATTGTTTTTTAAATAGGTCAAGACTTGTTTTTGGGAACTATAGGATGCACCACCAGATAGTAATGAGATTTTATTTTCTGGTTTTAATTTAAAACTAAATTGACTTATGAACCCAAGAGTAAATCCATTTGCGGGTTGATAGCCTAATGTAGGGAATGCTATTAAATTTGTTTTAGAATCAGGTTTGCTGATTTTTAGTGTATCTTCTTTGGTAAATAAATCAACAATGGAGCGTAGTTTTTGTTTTATTTCTTTCTCTTTTTTCTCTTCCTGTGAAACGATTGTTTGAGAATAAAAAAAAGAAAAAATAAATAAGACTACGAATTTTGATTTCAAATTATTTTTAAAAGTCATACTAAAGACCTGAGTTATATCCAAACCCGTTTATTTTTCTGAATTAATATTTTTTTCAACAAAAGATAAAACTAAGCAAAATTTCTCATAGAGATTTAATTATTGTAATTAAAGTGATTTAACTTTATATCACTTGAATGAAATAAAATCAATAAAAAAGAAAAGCCACATTAGAAATGAATTTCGTTGTGGCTTTTTTATGTATTAATTGGCTATAAAATTAATTTACTGAAATTAATTTAACATCAAAAATAAGTACCGAACCACCAGGAATAGGTCCCATACTGTTATTTCCGTACCCTAATTGTGCTGGTACCAAAAGAATAGCACTTCCTCCAGTTTTTAAATAAGGAATTCCTTCTGTCCAACCTTTTATAACTTGATCCAATCCAAAAGAGATTCCTTCAGGACCACTTTGGTCAAATACGGTTCCATTAGTGAAATAACCTTTATAAGCAACCGTTACATTTGAAGTTGCAGTTGGTTGTTTTCCAGTTCCAGGATCGGTAATTACATAATACAATCCCGAATCACTTTTTATAGTTTTTAAATTGTTTTTGGCTATGTAGTCGGTAATTTCTTTATTGTTTTTAGCAACGAAATCTACTGAAATTTCTTTTTGAATTGTAGGTTCTTTTTCTTTTCCTTTTGAACAAGAAATAAAAAGAGTCAAGGCTAGTAGGGCAAATAATAATGGTTTCATAGAAAAATATTTTTAAAGAAAGCAAATATAGTAAAACCGATAGTGATTTTATAAAAAAGATTTTTCGTGACTTTTATTTGAAAATTTTTAATTTAATGGAACAAAAAATTGTTTGACAAAATAATAAAGCCATAACGAAAATTAAATTTTGTTATGGCTTTTAGAACTATTCTTTAATATGTGTTTATCTCTGCAAACTAAAATTTATCCTTCCAATTTTGCACTCAACTCAAACCATCTTTCCTCTTTGTTCTCAATTTTCTTGATGATGTTTTCCAGTTCTTTGGCTTTCTTTTCGATATCGGCATCTGCTACTTTTCCATCAGAGAATAATTGCTCAATTTTGGTTTTGTCAATCTCCAATTCCTTGATTTCTTTCTCTATCTTTTGAAATTCTTTTTGCTCGTTGAAAGTCAAATTTCCAGTCGGATTGTTTTGCTTCCACTCTTTTTTCTCTGTTTTGTTATCTTCTTTTTGAGCCACATCAGTGCTGTCTTCATAGGCTCTAAAATCAGAGTAATTTCCAGGAAATGTTTCAATTTCTCCTTGACCTCTAAAAATAAACAACTGATCTACAATTTTGTCCATAAAATAACGGTCATGCGAAACCACTACCAAACAGCCCGGGTAGTCCAAAAGGAAACTCTCTAATACATTCAATGTCACAATATCCAAATCATTCGTTGGCTCATCGAGAATCAAAAAGTTTGGGTTCTGAATCAAAACGGTACATAAATACAGACGTTTCAATTCGCCTCCGCTTAATTTTTCTATATAGTCGTATTGTTTTTTAGAATCAAAAAGAAAACGCTCTAACAATTGCGAAGCCGAAATCAGTCTGCCTTTTGTTAACGGAATAAATTCTCCGTATTCCTTAATGACATCGATTACACGTTGCCCTGGTTTTGGGTTAATTCCGCTTTGGGTATAATAACCAATTTTTATGGTATCACCCACAACCACTTTTCCACCATCCAACGGAATAGTTCCTGTCAAAAGATTCAAGAAAGTAGATTTTCCAGTTCCGTTTTTACCAATGATTCCAATGCGCTCTCCACGTTGAAAATCATAACTGAAATTATCCAAAATGACGTGATCTTTGAATTTTTTAGAAATTTTGTGA includes these proteins:
- a CDS encoding cob(I)yrinic acid a,c-diamide adenosyltransferase — encoded protein: MKVYTKTGDGGTTALFGGTRVPKDHARIESYGTVDELNSYIGLIRDQEINNHYKEILIEIQDRLFTVGAILATPPEKEVMKNGELRLKKLGIIESDVELLENEIDSMEESLPTMTHFVLPGGHQTVSYCHIARCVCRRAERLAVHLSHNEPVAEIAIKYLNRLSDYLFVLARKLSHDLNAEEVKWIPRK
- a CDS encoding DUF2795 domain-containing protein — translated: MYWTLELASYLSDAPWPANKDELIDYAIRAGAPLEVVENLQSIEDEGEIYESMEEIWPDYPTDEDYLWNEDEY
- a CDS encoding DUF6565 domain-containing protein, whose product is MKTRKLLLGMAVITLGLSSCKDEKKIQAEKSVDTYVVYVDSLGNTDTVVTKENWESIQANYEIRNAAAELALADLKDDIKAQERINASRAKYEELKAKMDAQTEIENQAIIADNPKQRLRNALFGEGKVGNDINFNWVNAKNILGVYQLFVDTAQKNKDNYTREDWDEVKLMYEALDSRKNTVENEGLTSNDNMKISGLKLKFAPMYTLNRMGAKSAEMAKAKK
- the secA gene encoding preprotein translocase subunit SecA, producing the protein MSFINSIIKIFVGDKSEKDVKALQPYLNKIKTFESTLQALSNDELRARTAYFKEKIKQARADKDAKIASLLLEVESIEDIDKREDIYIAIDALEKEAYDISEKTLMEILPEAFSVVKETARRFKDNTQITVTATAKDRELSATKSYITLDGDKAIWANTWNAAGKEITWDMIHYDVQLIGGMVLHEGKVAEMQTGEGKTLVATLPLYLNALTGNGVHLVTVNDYLAKRDSTWKAPLFEFHGLTVDCIDNHQPSSEGRKNAYNADITYGTNNEFGFDYLRDNMAHSPEDLVQRKHNYAIVDEVDSVLIDDARTPLIISGPVPQGDRHEFMEMKPKIENLVSLQRQLANGFLSEAKKLIKEGNTKEGGFLLLRAYRSLPKNKALIKFLSEEGIKQLLQKTENQYMQDNNREMPKVDEALYFVIEEKNNQVELTDNGIKFLSGDTDADFFVLPDIGTEIAIIEKKKLDKDAESEEKERLFQDFGIKSERIHTLTQLLKAYALFEKDVEYVIMDNKIMIVDEQTGRIMDGRRYSDGLHQAIEAKENVKIEAATQTFATVTLQNYFRMYNKLGGMTGTAVTEAGELWQIYKLDVVEIPTNRPMSRIDKEDYIYKTTREKFNAVIEDVTELSKAGRPVLIGTTSVEISELLSRMLKMRGVAHNVLNAKMHKQEAQIVEEAGKPGVVTIATNMAGRGTDIKLSPEVKAAGGLAIVGTERHDSRRVDRQLRGRAGRQGDPGSSQFYVSLEDNLMRLFGSERVAKVMDRMGLQEGEVIQHSMMTKSIERAQKKVEENNFGVRKRLLEYDDVMNAQREVVYKRRRHALFGERLKLDIANMLYDTCELIVDVNKARNNFKDFEFDIIRYFSFTSPVSEADFSKLTEIEITAKLYKATLEFYTQKTERSAREAFPIIKNVYEDRNNHFERIVVPFTDGIKSFNVVTDLKKAYETNGAQLVADFEKNITLSIVDEAWKKHLRKMDELKQSVQLAVHEQKDPLLIYKLEAFNLFRGMLENVNKDVISFLFKGDLPAQNVPVIEEAKIVRQKEDYKLSKDEVLNSDELAERNQEAGQTQQRQVTETIVRDQPKINRNDTVTIQNVANGQTQEMKFKKAESLIASGAWVLVS
- a CDS encoding ABC transporter ATP-binding protein, translated to MENPLIKITNIKRDFVLGNEIVYVLKGIDLEINKGEYVALMGPSGSGKSTLMNLLGCLDTPTSGTYILNGKDVSHMKDDELAEIRNKEIGFVFQTFNLLPRTTALDNVALPMIYAGYSKTERNTRATEVLNQVNLGDRMDHQPNQLSGGQRQRVAIARALVNKPSIILADEPTGNLDSKTSLEIMKLFGDIHANGNTVILVTHEEEIAAYAHRVIRLRDGVIESDTAK
- a CDS encoding carbonic anhydrase, whose translation is MDINQIFENNQKWIIKQLQIDKNYFEKLSKGQSPEFLYIGCSDSRVSAEELMGLEPGEVFVHRNIANMVPNTDLNSMSVINYAVVHLKVNHIVVCGHYGCGGVHAAMQQSDLGILNPWLRNIRDVYRIHRKTLDAITNEEEKYKKLVELNVQEQCINVIKTAEVQKAFNDRNLKVYGWIFDIHSGKLIDLNINFTEKLKDITQIYKISN
- a CDS encoding O-methyltransferase: MLFQIKSYLKFLWQSKNEHAVHSPFVFNLLTKCFYDKKYKPEYAILKRYRNELLQNKNTIAVTDFGAGSRVFKSNIRQISKIAETAGISPKRAQLLYRIVHYFQPETVLEIGTSLGLATSALALGNPKAKIITLEGCPNTIAVAKIQLEKFNCNTIECVETDFLSYLQNCQQKTESYQLIYFDGNHSKKATLDYFELLLPTITNETVWIFDDIHWSADMEAAWEIIKNHPKVTVSIDTFQWGLVFFRYEQPKQHFIIRT